The following proteins come from a genomic window of Flavobacterium crocinum:
- a CDS encoding pyridoxal phosphate-dependent aminotransferase: MPTISHKGRNMPESPIRKLAPFADLAKKKGHKVYHLNIGQPDIKTPEVAIEAVKNIDLTLIEYSPSAGYESYRKKLAQFYQRQNVNVNTEDIIVTTGGSEALLFALATITDPGDEIIIPEPFYANYHAFASSTSATVVPLVSTIETAFALPGIEEVEKLITPKTKAILICNPGNPTGYLYSEAEIKQLASLIKKHDLYLIADEVYREFLYDGDDVHFSVMNLEDVQQNVIMVDSVSKRYSMCGARIGCLVTKNKEVLATVMKFAQARLSPPTIEQIACEAAIDTPQSYFDEVIAEYKERRNTLIAELNKIDGVIVTKPKGAFYCIAELPIENSDDFAQWLLESYNLNGETVMIAPAKGFYSTPGMGLNQVRIAYVLNKQDLITAVNILKEALQVYNNR; this comes from the coding sequence ATGCCAACAATTTCACACAAAGGCAGAAACATGCCTGAATCTCCGATACGCAAGCTGGCTCCTTTTGCAGATTTAGCAAAGAAAAAAGGACACAAAGTGTATCACTTAAACATTGGTCAACCGGATATCAAGACACCGGAAGTGGCCATCGAGGCGGTAAAAAATATTGATTTGACTCTTATAGAATACAGTCCGTCTGCCGGATATGAAAGCTATAGAAAAAAATTAGCACAATTTTACCAGCGCCAAAATGTAAACGTTAACACAGAAGACATCATTGTAACTACTGGTGGTTCTGAAGCCTTACTATTTGCGCTGGCCACAATTACAGATCCAGGAGACGAAATTATTATCCCGGAACCTTTTTATGCTAATTATCATGCCTTTGCATCTTCAACAAGTGCGACTGTAGTTCCCTTAGTTTCTACTATCGAAACTGCTTTTGCATTGCCAGGTATTGAAGAAGTTGAAAAACTAATTACACCAAAAACAAAAGCCATTCTGATTTGCAACCCTGGAAATCCGACTGGATATTTATATTCTGAAGCAGAAATTAAACAACTGGCCAGCTTAATCAAAAAGCATGACTTGTATTTAATTGCTGATGAAGTATATCGCGAATTTTTATACGATGGCGATGATGTGCATTTTTCTGTAATGAATCTTGAAGATGTACAGCAAAACGTGATCATGGTAGATTCTGTTTCTAAACGTTACAGTATGTGTGGCGCGAGAATTGGCTGTTTGGTTACTAAAAACAAAGAAGTTTTAGCAACAGTAATGAAATTTGCCCAAGCGCGTTTAAGTCCGCCAACCATTGAACAAATTGCCTGCGAAGCTGCTATAGATACGCCGCAAAGTTATTTTGATGAAGTTATTGCAGAATACAAAGAACGTCGCAACACTTTGATTGCAGAATTAAATAAAATTGACGGAGTTATTGTAACGAAACCAAAAGGAGCTTTTTATTGTATTGCAGAATTACCAATAGAAAACTCTGATGATTTTGCACAATGGCTTTTAGAAAGTTATAATCTTAACGGAGAAACTGTTATGATTGCTCCTGCAAAAGGATTTTATTCGACTCCGGGAATGGGATTAAATCAGGTTCGTATTGCTTATGTTTTAAATAAGCAGGATTTAATTACAGCCGTAAATATCTTAAAAGAAGCTTTACAAGTTTACAATAACAGATAA
- a CDS encoding PDZ domain-containing protein: MKKYIVLFFGLFLPFLLFGQGDFLLQNNATKATVPFKFINNLIFIPIKVNGVELNFLLDSGVEETILFSMEEKQEVSFNNVEKIKLRGLGSEEEIEGLKSTKNILETHGLKSSDHMVFIILDQSFNLSSHIGIPVNGIIGHKFFKNYLVEINYQKKRIVVHTKNDKFQEKLDKKFKKIPITIERSKPYLLTMATVNNVQIPAKLLIDIGNSDAFWVFENSKIKLPDKNFPDFLGKGFSGDIEGHRAKIDKFSIDEFDFKKPIVSFPDSISIRNVKMVPGRIGSVGGEVLKRFTLVLNYKEKELYLRKNSKFSEPFTYNKSGITIQHNGLQWVQETVHLETVRVASTIDEIQERDKNNNNNFKYKFALKPVYEIVNVRKNSAAEKCGLRKGDIIVSINHVQPYKYSLQQINNLLKSEEDIWINLEVERNSLILKFRFKLEDEL; the protein is encoded by the coding sequence ATGAAAAAATATATAGTATTGTTTTTTGGGTTATTCTTACCTTTTTTGCTTTTTGGACAAGGCGATTTTTTATTACAGAACAATGCAACAAAGGCGACAGTGCCATTCAAATTCATTAATAACCTTATTTTTATTCCCATAAAAGTAAATGGAGTAGAACTTAATTTTCTTTTAGATTCCGGTGTTGAAGAAACTATTTTATTCAGCATGGAAGAAAAGCAGGAAGTGAGTTTTAACAATGTTGAAAAAATTAAACTACGAGGATTAGGAAGCGAAGAAGAAATTGAAGGTCTGAAATCAACCAAAAATATTCTGGAAACACATGGGCTAAAATCAAGTGACCATATGGTTTTTATTATTTTGGATCAAAGTTTTAATTTATCTTCTCATATAGGAATTCCGGTGAATGGAATTATCGGACATAAATTCTTTAAAAATTATTTGGTAGAAATCAATTATCAAAAAAAGAGAATTGTTGTTCATACCAAAAATGATAAATTTCAGGAGAAACTGGACAAGAAATTTAAAAAGATTCCGATAACGATAGAAAGATCAAAACCTTATTTGTTAACGATGGCAACAGTTAATAATGTGCAAATTCCGGCAAAATTACTTATCGATATTGGAAACAGTGATGCCTTCTGGGTTTTTGAAAATAGTAAAATAAAACTTCCGGATAAAAACTTTCCCGATTTTTTGGGAAAAGGATTTAGCGGAGACATTGAAGGGCACAGAGCCAAAATCGATAAATTTTCTATTGATGAATTTGACTTTAAAAAACCTATTGTGTCATTTCCGGATTCGATTTCCATTCGAAACGTTAAGATGGTTCCGGGGCGTATTGGTTCGGTAGGAGGAGAAGTGCTTAAACGCTTTACTTTGGTTTTAAATTATAAAGAGAAAGAACTGTATTTAAGGAAAAACAGCAAATTTTCAGAACCTTTTACCTATAATAAAAGTGGTATAACCATTCAGCACAACGGATTGCAATGGGTGCAGGAAACCGTACACTTAGAAACAGTTCGGGTAGCTTCTACAATTGATGAAATACAGGAAAGAGATAAAAACAATAACAATAATTTCAAATATAAGTTTGCCCTTAAACCTGTGTACGAAATTGTCAATGTACGCAAAAACTCTGCTGCAGAAAAATGCGGTTTGCGTAAAGGAGATATTATTGTAAGTATAAATCACGTTCAACCCTATAAATACAGTCTGCAACAGATTAATAACCTCCTGAAATCAGAAGAAGACATCTGGATAAATTTAGAAGTAGAAAGAAACAGTTTGATTTTGAAATTTAGGTTTAAACTTGAAGACGAATTGTAG
- a CDS encoding gliding motility-associated C-terminal domain-containing protein, giving the protein MAKNYIKDLHFVVFFIFLSFFSENLTAQCAGTDSQKVICDIENPVYQYVNLFDLLGGSPVPGGTWIGSSQQGLNASTGILNAQLIRGGGTYRYTYTAPATSGCTGSKAVVTLIIGAYVGVGSEATICNEDDTFNLFTAFDSKVMGPHTNGTWTTDTGQPATASIKVGEFKTKTTLHFIYTVPAVLACSPNEKSTNVEVTILIAPKAGKPEDLTLCGTTDLAGYTNLDLNDQLTDEDKGGTWTGLGLTSATDHNINLQEVFDTNGPGEYSYTYRVLAVPDNFICEDKEATVVITLEKRLDFTGATITVDKDICESEIATARYTARITQGSDNIPNGEYNVSFTVSGPSSGSQTITGNFVNGVLSFPISSSYFRQVGKFTITVTGIVSTSSKKSCTDIFSPFATDLNVYPLPSLNGAVLTADPVCQNDTALIHVNASQLSDGIYSITYNLYGDNLSMAETAILTVAGNKGTFEIPGNLNARNGLTVINIISITNITNPSPQCSNSANVIGNLTVNPLPNVTAVKITVNDDCLNEQFTGRISGLGNLTNVTFTYTISGSNSSTIQTVSLVVTNGNASFPIPLALLQNSGSTTISGVSLTNNVTGCQNTLQNVSDNFLVNPIPVPPTVNPLSFCKEEEATVANLVPNGNQYKWYNSPTATTALASTVLLQSGDYFVRETSAAGCTSEAAMVVVAINDSPAPVLNSDGQNFCGLKNPTIADLSNNTNVPSTVVWYDAPNNGNLLSATTPLIEQGRYYGFNFPGTDCFSSEYIEVTVTLTDCDNVPNDFFVPDGFSPNGDGVNDSFVIKDIEFLYPNYTLEIFNRYGNGMYKGDKNKPAWDGMNYEKSGIAGGVAPNGVYFYVLHFNKDNKPPKQGRLYLNR; this is encoded by the coding sequence ATGGCAAAAAACTACATTAAGGATCTACATTTTGTAGTGTTTTTTATTTTTTTAAGCTTTTTTTCCGAAAATCTTACTGCACAATGCGCTGGAACTGATTCGCAAAAAGTGATTTGTGATATCGAGAATCCGGTTTATCAATATGTGAATTTATTTGACTTATTGGGAGGTTCTCCAGTTCCCGGCGGAACATGGATAGGAAGTAGCCAGCAAGGTCTGAATGCTTCTACCGGTATTTTGAATGCCCAGCTTATACGTGGTGGTGGAACTTACCGTTATACTTACACAGCTCCGGCAACTTCAGGATGTACAGGTAGCAAAGCTGTGGTGACACTTATAATAGGTGCATACGTTGGAGTTGGATCCGAAGCAACCATTTGTAACGAAGATGATACCTTTAATCTTTTTACGGCTTTTGACAGTAAAGTTATGGGACCACATACAAACGGGACATGGACAACTGATACTGGACAACCCGCAACAGCATCAATAAAAGTTGGAGAGTTCAAAACAAAAACGACTCTTCATTTTATATATACCGTACCGGCAGTACTTGCATGTTCTCCAAATGAGAAATCGACTAATGTAGAAGTAACGATTTTAATAGCTCCAAAAGCAGGAAAACCGGAAGACTTAACTTTATGCGGTACTACTGATCTGGCAGGATATACTAACTTAGATCTAAATGACCAGCTTACAGATGAAGATAAAGGAGGTACATGGACGGGTCTGGGATTAACTTCTGCAACAGATCATAATATTAATCTTCAGGAAGTGTTTGATACAAATGGACCAGGGGAATATAGTTATACTTATAGGGTTTTAGCAGTTCCTGATAACTTTATATGTGAGGATAAAGAAGCTACAGTAGTAATAACTCTTGAAAAACGACTTGATTTTACCGGAGCTACAATTACAGTAGATAAAGATATATGTGAATCTGAGATTGCAACAGCTAGATATACAGCAAGAATTACACAGGGGTCTGATAATATTCCTAATGGTGAATATAATGTTTCATTTACGGTTTCGGGACCTTCATCAGGATCACAAACTATTACCGGAAATTTTGTAAATGGTGTATTAAGTTTTCCAATCAGCTCATCGTATTTCAGACAAGTTGGGAAATTTACGATTACTGTTACCGGAATTGTTTCCACTTCAAGTAAAAAATCCTGTACCGATATATTTAGTCCATTTGCAACAGATTTGAATGTTTATCCATTGCCAAGTTTAAATGGAGCAGTGCTGACTGCTGATCCTGTTTGTCAAAATGATACAGCCTTAATTCATGTAAATGCTTCTCAGTTATCTGATGGAATTTATAGTATTACTTATAATTTATATGGAGATAATTTATCGATGGCTGAAACCGCAATTTTGACTGTCGCAGGAAATAAAGGTACTTTTGAAATTCCTGGAAATTTAAATGCAAGAAACGGATTAACAGTAATTAATATTATAAGTATCACTAACATTACAAATCCTTCACCACAATGTAGTAACTCCGCAAATGTAATAGGCAATCTTACTGTAAATCCTTTACCAAATGTTACAGCGGTAAAAATAACAGTAAATGACGATTGTTTAAATGAACAGTTTACTGGTAGAATTTCAGGATTAGGAAATCTGACAAATGTAACATTTACTTATACGATTTCAGGAAGTAATTCATCGACCATACAAACAGTTTCTTTAGTAGTTACAAACGGAAACGCCAGTTTTCCAATTCCTTTAGCTTTGTTACAGAATTCCGGTTCAACCACAATTTCAGGAGTGAGTCTTACTAATAATGTGACGGGCTGTCAAAATACACTTCAAAATGTTTCTGATAATTTTTTAGTCAATCCTATTCCGGTTCCTCCAACAGTAAATCCGCTGTCATTTTGTAAAGAAGAGGAAGCCACGGTTGCAAATTTAGTTCCAAACGGAAATCAGTATAAATGGTATAATTCTCCAACGGCAACAACGGCACTTGCAAGTACGGTTTTATTACAATCAGGCGATTATTTTGTTAGAGAAACTTCTGCTGCAGGTTGTACTTCAGAAGCCGCTATGGTTGTGGTTGCTATCAATGATTCGCCTGCGCCGGTATTAAATTCAGATGGACAAAATTTCTGTGGGTTAAAAAATCCTACTATTGCAGATTTATCCAATAATACAAATGTGCCTTCAACTGTGGTCTGGTACGATGCACCTAATAATGGAAATTTGCTATCGGCAACGACTCCTTTAATAGAGCAAGGCAGATATTACGGATTTAATTTTCCGGGTACAGATTGTTTTTCTTCAGAATATATTGAAGTCACAGTCACATTAACCGATTGCGATAATGTACCAAATGATTTTTTTGTTCCTGATGGATTTTCTCCAAACGGAGATGGTGTGAATGACTCTTTTGTGATAAAAGATATAGAGTTTTTATATCCAAACTATACACTTGAAATTTTTAACAGATACGGAAATGGTATGTATAAAGGAGATAAAAATAAACCAGCCTGGGATGGTATGAACTACGAAAAAAGCGGTATTGCTGGCGGTGTTGCACCCAACGGAGTTTATTTTTATGTGCTTCATTTTAATAAAGACAATAAGCCACCGAAACAAGGCCGTCTTTATTTGAATCGATAA
- a CDS encoding PorP/SprF family type IX secretion system membrane protein translates to MKKILLIINFLFCLSIAAQQDPEYTHYMYNMSVVNPAYATGVPAMMNFGGLYRTQWVGAYGAPKTFTFFGHSAITDKIEAGISFISDDIGDGAKKENNVYADFAYVLKLAGKNKLSLGLKAGFSSMTSNFNGFRFTDPQTDFAFSENINATKPNIGVGAYYFRDNLYVGLSVPNLLKSKYIQEKAGINAFGSEEIHTFLTAGYVFQLNDMLKLKPAFMSKFVKGAPITLDVTANVLYNEKFEFGAAYRIDDSGSALFNINVTPTLRVGYAYDYTLTNFGQFNSGTHEIMLLFDLDLLGKGFDKSPRFF, encoded by the coding sequence ATGAAAAAAATACTACTCATTATAAATTTCCTTTTCTGTTTATCCATTGCTGCGCAGCAAGATCCGGAATACACACATTATATGTACAATATGAGTGTTGTAAATCCAGCGTATGCAACAGGCGTGCCTGCTATGATGAATTTTGGAGGATTGTACAGAACACAATGGGTTGGCGCTTATGGAGCGCCAAAAACATTTACCTTTTTTGGGCATAGCGCCATTACAGATAAAATTGAGGCTGGAATCTCATTTATTTCAGATGATATTGGTGATGGTGCTAAAAAAGAAAACAATGTTTACGCTGATTTTGCATACGTTTTAAAATTAGCCGGAAAAAATAAACTTTCATTAGGTTTAAAAGCAGGATTTTCGTCTATGACGAGCAATTTTAATGGCTTTCGTTTTACAGATCCCCAAACAGATTTTGCTTTTTCAGAAAATATAAATGCTACAAAACCGAATATTGGAGTTGGAGCTTATTACTTTAGAGACAATCTGTATGTCGGATTATCTGTACCCAATTTGTTGAAATCGAAATATATTCAGGAAAAAGCGGGAATTAATGCATTTGGTTCTGAAGAAATACATACTTTTTTAACTGCAGGTTATGTTTTTCAGCTGAATGATATGTTGAAATTAAAACCTGCATTTATGTCCAAATTTGTCAAAGGTGCACCGATAACTTTAGATGTTACGGCAAATGTTTTGTACAACGAAAAGTTTGAATTTGGTGCCGCTTACAGAATAGACGATTCTGGCAGTGCATTGTTCAATATAAATGTAACGCCTACTTTGAGAGTGGGTTATGCCTACGATTATACGCTGACAAATTTCGGACAGTTCAATTCAGGAACGCATGAAATCATGTTGTTGTTTGATTTGGATTTATTAGGAAAAGGATTTGACAAATCACCAAGATTCTTCTAA
- a CDS encoding OmpA family protein: MKKLLVIVFVFSIQFINAQDQELIRAKKFFDKTYYTEAIILYQKLADERPSQEVIKNLADSYFYTNDLVKAQRYYRLLLKNYSNNLDREYYFRYAQTLKATNSYDDANAVLKEYYSKSVNAEDLPNFEKEIKTLENVSAIGKRFEIKNLAINTPNSEFGAVKYNDNLVFAGVKLKPNLFDKKYKWDNETYLNLVKIPLKNSNSSDSIVQYFAKELKTGMHESNAVFTKDGKTIYFTRNNSKNGKKKRDDKKISNLQIFKAELVNGKWTNVVSLPFNSPNYSTEHPALSADEKVLYFASDMPGSLGSFDIYSVNINRGAFDTPRNLGPEINTSKREQFPFVSADNKLYFSSDGHLGYGSLDVFVSEINGNEYSKPVNIGLPLNSNSDDFAFNIDSNTKEGFFASNREGGKGGDDIYQFKEIKDLIVEDCKQFIAGTITDVDTKLALENATVILQDSENKTLHTITTAADGKFSFTVPCESSYKVSAFKEKYTNESKTLTLDKTRDKVNDASLALKSLEAIKQEEKEKAEKKRQQEIIIEEENKKKAELVAIELKQKEKKAKEAEIAAAEVKKQEKVKEILAQEKDVIKDKDRLIIKTDPIYFDYNMWYIRKESKVVLGRVVELMKKYPGMAIEIGSHTDSRGNAKFNEDLSQKRANSTREFIIQSGIDSKRVTAKGYGESVPIIKCKTDDACSEEDHELNRRSEFVIKNL; the protein is encoded by the coding sequence ATGAAAAAACTACTCGTTATTGTATTCGTATTTTCAATACAGTTTATAAACGCTCAGGATCAGGAACTGATCAGAGCAAAGAAATTCTTTGACAAAACTTACTATACTGAAGCTATTATTTTATATCAAAAATTGGCAGATGAAAGACCTTCACAAGAAGTCATTAAAAATCTGGCAGATTCTTATTTCTATACTAATGACTTAGTAAAAGCACAGCGTTATTATCGTCTTTTATTGAAAAACTACAGTAATAACCTCGATAGAGAATATTATTTTAGATATGCGCAGACTTTAAAAGCAACCAATAGTTATGATGATGCTAATGCTGTTTTAAAGGAATATTACTCAAAATCAGTAAATGCAGAAGATCTTCCAAATTTTGAAAAAGAGATTAAGACACTGGAAAATGTTTCGGCAATCGGAAAACGTTTTGAGATCAAAAATCTGGCAATAAATACTCCGAACTCTGAATTTGGTGCAGTAAAATATAATGATAATTTGGTTTTTGCGGGCGTTAAATTGAAACCGAATCTGTTTGATAAAAAATACAAATGGGATAATGAAACTTATTTAAATCTGGTAAAAATTCCACTGAAAAACAGTAATTCTTCAGATTCAATTGTTCAGTATTTTGCTAAAGAATTAAAGACAGGAATGCACGAATCAAACGCTGTTTTTACAAAAGATGGCAAAACGATTTATTTTACCAGAAACAATTCTAAAAACGGAAAGAAAAAGAGAGACGATAAAAAAATCTCCAATCTTCAGATTTTTAAAGCCGAACTCGTTAATGGAAAATGGACAAATGTTGTTTCTCTTCCATTCAATAGTCCGAATTATTCAACAGAACATCCAGCTTTAAGCGCTGACGAAAAAGTATTGTATTTTGCTTCGGATATGCCGGGTTCATTGGGATCTTTTGATATTTATTCGGTCAATATTAATAGAGGTGCATTTGATACGCCAAGGAATTTAGGTCCGGAAATTAATACAAGTAAGAGAGAACAATTTCCTTTTGTTTCTGCAGATAATAAACTTTATTTTTCTTCGGATGGACATTTAGGTTACGGATCTTTGGATGTTTTTGTTTCTGAAATTAATGGAAATGAATATTCAAAACCAGTTAACATCGGATTACCATTAAATTCAAATTCAGACGATTTTGCTTTTAACATTGATTCAAATACGAAAGAAGGTTTTTTTGCATCAAATAGAGAAGGAGGAAAAGGAGGCGATGATATTTATCAATTCAAAGAAATTAAAGATTTAATTGTAGAAGATTGTAAACAGTTTATTGCAGGAACTATCACAGATGTAGATACTAAACTGGCTCTGGAAAACGCAACTGTAATTCTGCAGGATTCAGAAAATAAAACGCTGCATACTATTACAACTGCTGCGGATGGAAAATTCAGTTTTACTGTGCCTTGTGAATCTTCTTATAAAGTTTCTGCTTTCAAAGAAAAATATACCAATGAGTCAAAAACACTGACTTTAGATAAAACAAGAGATAAAGTAAATGATGCTTCATTAGCTTTAAAATCTTTAGAAGCAATCAAGCAGGAAGAAAAAGAAAAAGCTGAAAAGAAAAGACAACAGGAAATTATTATTGAAGAAGAAAATAAGAAAAAAGCAGAACTTGTTGCGATTGAATTAAAACAAAAAGAGAAAAAAGCCAAAGAAGCAGAAATAGCAGCTGCTGAGGTTAAAAAACAGGAAAAAGTAAAAGAGATTTTAGCGCAGGAAAAAGATGTGATAAAAGATAAAGACCGTCTGATCATTAAAACGGATCCAATTTATTTTGATTATAATATGTGGTATATCCGTAAAGAATCAAAAGTAGTTTTGGGAAGAGTAGTGGAGTTGATGAAGAAATATCCGGGAATGGCAATCGAAATTGGATCTCATACAGATTCCAGAGGAAATGCAAAATTCAATGAAGATTTATCTCAGAAAAGAGCCAATTCAACCAGAGAGTTTATCATTCAATCCGGTATCGATTCCAAAAGAGTCACAGCAAAAGGCTACGGAGAATCGGTGCCAATTATAAAGTGTAAAACAGATGATGCCTGTTCTGAAGAAGATCATGAATTAAACAGAAGATCGGAATTTGTAATTAAGAATTTATAA
- a CDS encoding DUF1573 domain-containing protein, producing the protein MKNAASFIAVLLFSAISYAQNGPKIEFAAPDNTIDYGKISKGDNGLRSFEFTNTGDAPLLITGAESTVSSIIVTKPSAAIQPGKKGKIDVKYNMVSGPIRKTITVETNAVNYPDGRVALKIKGEVL; encoded by the coding sequence ATGAAAAATGCAGCCTCTTTTATTGCAGTCTTATTGTTTAGCGCAATAAGTTATGCACAAAATGGCCCAAAAATTGAATTTGCAGCCCCGGACAATACAATTGATTATGGAAAGATTTCTAAAGGTGACAATGGACTTCGTTCCTTTGAATTTACTAATACCGGAGACGCTCCTTTATTAATTACAGGTGCAGAATCTACAGTAAGTTCTATCATCGTAACAAAACCATCGGCAGCAATTCAGCCGGGCAAAAAAGGAAAAATTGATGTTAAATACAATATGGTTTCAGGGCCAATTCGTAAAACTATTACTGTTGAAACAAATGCAGTAAATTATCCTGACGGACGTGTCGCTCTTAAAATTAAAGGTGAAGTTTTGTAA